The Natator depressus isolate rNatDep1 chromosome 23, rNatDep2.hap1, whole genome shotgun sequence sequence gcattggtgtgcgtgtcctaccaggtgtaattcgcagcactCTGCTAGCTTCAGAATCCCACAGCCCCACTTGACTGGACAGGTGCCTGCTCCTGGGAGCCGGACTCCAGGCCTGTGCTGACCATTCGCCCCCACATCTGCAATAGCCCCTCCGGGAGCTCTTCAGCTTAGGAGCATCCCCACCTCCCGCTGAGCTCCGGGAGCCTCCTGAGGACCAGGTGCTCCTTAGCCAATTAGCTGCCGGCCACCTAGGTGGTTAATTACCTACAGGTGAGTCCAGCTGGGTTCACTCTGGTGCAGCATTGGGATGGACTCACAGTCCTGGAGCACCTCCTGGTGGCCAGATCAATCATGGCAGCCCCCTAACCACTGGCGGGCCATGCAAGAgttccagcccagcccagcccagcgggaCAAACCCTCTGCTaccctccctgggctcaggccACTTTTGCCCTGCCTCGGGTGTTTCCTTGAGCCCAGCTGCCTGCTCCTTTCTGCTCCAGGTCCCACTGTGGGTCTTTCCAGAGAGCAGACACTTTTGGTTGGCTAGTTACTTCCTTAGCCTCCTCCTCCTACACCTTGAAGGTCAACATCAGCTTGCCCCCTGCACCCTGCAGCTCTTTATAGAGCACCCATGACCCGGCCCCAGCTGGAGCTTATCACTGAGCAGGCCTCCAGCCTTTAAAGGGGGCAGGACTATTGCTCTCTCTTGGGGGAAATGTTGGTAGCAAATGGTGGGGTAGGAGGAGAGGAAGAGTATTGTATGCAGGAGAGAGTGCCGGCAGCCACGGACTTGGGGTCCCGACGTCAGCACCAGAGATCCAAACTTGTGTCACGTTGTGGGTCTGGAGCAAGGGTCGGAATCCAAGTCCCAGTCAAGGCCGGGAGTTCAGGAGCAGAGTCGGCCATGGTAGCCACATTGTTGTCATGACACTTTCTTGGAGGGACCCCCTGTGGGTCGGTAGGGGGGGTCAGGGGCCAATTGGGAGCCTCCCAGGGGGCTACCAGTTgggtctctggggcagggctttCTGTAGTAGGTcatggagagggggagggatcccCATGCTgccaaggggtggggtggtgaCAGAGCCCCTCTGAGGCCCACTGGGTGGAACAGGGTGGTGGGCCGTGCAaatggtgggtggggggaaaaactTGGGGGCAGTCACTGGTGGGCCATGGCCCTCAGGGGCGGAGCGGGGCAGGTGCTGGTGGGGGCCTCCGGGTGAGGCGTGGGAGAGGCCGGTGAGGAAGGGGGCTGATGGGTGACTCTTCTCTGCTGGCTCTGCCCTTGAGAAGtcctcccccgcccgccccccccaagAGCCTCCCTCCTGGTCACCGTCACCCTTGTGTTAGTGGGAGGCCCAGACGCTGCTGATAttgctggaggaggaagagaactgatcagggaggggagtggggtctagtggttaaagcgggggtgggggctgggagccaggactcctgggttctctccatggctctgggaggggagtggggtcgagaCCTCCCctgggaggagccagggagcagtgtggggggagGCAGTTCAGACACATGGTACCACTGATGCCCCctacatgctctcagccccctccaGGTCTGCAGGTTGCCTTTGATTCCACCAGcccagatggggtgggggggagtaggGTAAGCATGGGAGGGCGGTGACTCCGGATTAAGCCTTGGAGCTGACCCCGGATTCAGGCCCCAGTCCCCTCGCAGGCTGGGGGGACTCCGGCTTTGCCGCCCCAGGTGCCAGCTGCTGATTGTTCCCCCATCTGGCATGGCTCTGCCCAGCCTGGCCACTTCCTGCTGCGCTCTGCGAACACCAGGTGACTCAGCTGCTGGCACGATGCCCACGTGGGTCCTGCCCTGCAGGGTGCAGCCACTCCTGGGTCggggggggcaggtgtctgggggggcaggtctgggaACAGCTGGATGGATAGGGGAGggtgtggagggatggggggtggctacacgggtgtggggggatgggtggATAGAGGGGTGGCGGGATAGAGGGAAGCAGGGATGTGGGGGGAAGAAGGATGCAGGGGGATGggtggagggatgtggggggttGGGTGGGTAGAGGGGTGGCGGGATAGAGGGAAGCAGggatgtggggggaaagagggatgCAGGGGGATGGGTGAGGGGATGTAGGGGGTGGGTGGATAGAGGAGTGGTGGGATAGAGGGGCGGAGGGAAGCAGggatgtggggggatgggggaaggaggggggaggggtggatagaGAGGTTGCGGGATAGAGGGAAGCAGGGATGCGGGGGGAAAGAGGGATtcagggggatggagggatgtggggggatggatggatagaggggtggagggaagcagggatgtggggggatagaggggtggagggaagcagGGGGGATAGGGACACAGGTGGGGGGTGACAAGATCCCTTCTGAGCCATTTGTAACAcacagagcgggggcggggggggtggagaTAAATCTCTGCATTAAGCATCTTCCTGTAACTTCCATGACTTTGTGTTATGTCTCTATTTTCACACAACTTTGTATCAGATCCTTATGCAGAAAACGTTGAATTGAGCCCTGGTCTAATGTCTTTTCTCTGGGAGTAGAATaagatccccccccccgcccctttaatCAATGGCCCTGTTGAATGACTGCGGCTGGAAGGCAGCAGCTCCGGCCCTGGGAGCGGGACCCCGGGCAATGAGCCGTGTCAAGTGGGCTCACTGAAGAAGAGCGGACACACGGGCGGCCTTGGGGGCGAGGAGCCGGCCCCTTCTCTGGGGACGCCCTCTTTGCAGCATTGGGACGACCCCCAGAAGGAGGCGCCACAGGGGGCCAAGGGACCCAGACTTTGACTCTGGGACAGATTCGCATGAGAGGGAAGCGGCGAGAAACGTGGGGTGTCTTGcaggggacccccccccctcGTCCCGACTCCTGCTCGGCAGCCGCCCGGCTCCAGCCCTCCCGCGTCTCACGCCCCTGGCCAGGGACGGTAAGGGGGGCAACTAGTTGGTGACAACAAgacggagtgtgtgtgtgtaatgtcgCTCATACGCATACGATACAGGGTTGGTTGATTCAGGTATTCCCAATAAACGCGGCGCGGCGCCTTATCCCCCGAACAGATCCCGTGTGGTACTTTAAGTACAACAGGGATCCAGCCGCGTCCCTCCCTCCTGTCCGGCTTCCTCTCTTCTGTGCCTCTGGCGCCCCATAACCAGCCGGGCTTCTCCCCTGAGCCCTCCACAGCCCCTAGGCCAGACTCCGGTGCCCTCCCTCCTTGCCCTCTGGCGCCGCCTTAACCAGCCTGCGGCACCCCCGGCGCCACCTTAACCAGGCTCCGGTGCACGCCCCGGTTTCCTGAGCCGCTCTCGTGCAATGCCTTTCTAAAGTGACGGGCTCTCTCCAGctcctcttaaagggccagcccctGCCGAGCCACACCCGGCCCCACGCCCTGCCCCGTCGGCTGCCAGCTTTGACAGTCGCTTGACAGCCGGAGCCGTCTGGGGGGTTCTCCGGGGCCATGGACTCCTCTGGCGGCACCCCGGGGTGCATGGGGCAATGCACCAGCTTCCTCCGCTCCCACAAGGGCACCGTCCTGGCGCTGGAGATTGTGAGTTATCCGGGGGCTGAGGacacggagctgggggggggggtcccgtgGAGCACGGACGAAGGAGGAGCCCGTGGGTGTCAGCTGCACGTGTCAGGTCTGACATGCTACcacagaggcagaaacagggTCCTGACCCGGTCTGTCCACACCTGCTGCTCGAACCCACAAgaccctgcccagagcctgggagagaacccaggagtcctggctcccagtcccccctgccctgctctaaccactagagctCACTTCccgcccagagccaggagagaacccaggcgtcctggctcccacgctctgtgtggtgtgtgtgtgtgtatcggtGTGTGATTTCTGGGGGGTTACCGCCCTGTTGGAGATGAATCAGCTGCAGCCCATGAAGGGTTaacacctgcagagctggggtgtgCCTCCCGCCAACAGAGTGGAGGGAACTGAGATTCAAACAGGGCTGGCACCCcaaagcgggggggggaggggggctgggagctgggactcctgggttctctccctggctccgggaagggagtggggtctggtggttagagcgggggggctgggagctgggactcctgggttctctccctggctctgggaagggagtggggtctggtggttagagcaggggggggctgggagctgggactcctgggttctctccctggctccgggagggcagtggggtctggtggttagaacgggggggggctgggagctgggactcctgggttctctccctggctccgggaagggagtggggtctggtggttagagcagggtgggggaaagccaggactcctggggcctATCCTAATTCCTCCCTGTCCTCCATTATTTCGACACCCCAGAGGCTCCCTGCAGTTTGTGTCCTGCTGGGCCTCCCGGGGCCATGTTCCTGGGTGTGGCTGTCCCAGACAGGggggtgtgtgcgcgtgtgtgtccCTGCTGGGGAGGCTGAGCCCTGCACTGTTGTGTGAGTGCTGGGGTTAGAGAGAGaacatgtgtgtgtctgtgcggcAGGGCGTGGACGCCATGCGGCTGGCagggtgcggggtgtgtgtgtgtgtatgcacatgcAGGGTGGGGCCGGACTCCTGCGGCTGTGGGCGTGTGAGTGTTTGTATTGTGGAAGGGGGGGTGCGGGAGTGTCCCCATCGCtgcagagatggggggagggggtttagtGTCTTGTTAGGATGGGAGGGGTACAATGGGGGGGTGAGATTATAATCCTGACTCCACCCCACCCCGTGCCCCTCAGATCTGGCTCTGCCCATGGGCAGGAAAGaggattccctgccccccaccctctgcaCCTCACCCAGAATCAATTAACCACCCAGCCACCCTGCCCAGCTCTTGCAAAGGGAGAAATGAGCCgagaagagaacccaggcgtcctggctcccagccctcccgccCCACCGCACTAATCACCAGactccacttccctcccagagccagggagagaacccaggagtcctggctcccagcccccccccgcgctaatcattagaccccactcccctggctTTCCTTCTTAAAGGGGCAGGGCTCCTTTAAGGCTCGGGGCATGTTCTCCGGGGAAGGAGAAGGGGCGTTtatggggtgggagtgggagcagCAGGTCCCGGCAGGACCGaggtgcagtggggtggggaacaTCCACCCAGTTCCGCGCCCTGTCCAGACCTGTCTCCTCGTGCCTcgctttccccacccctccactgcTGGGGCACCGCCTCCCTGCCACGGCGGGCTGGCCCGTTAAGTGCTTgccgggggagggacaccccGTCCCTTTAGGATTTAtcacccccaccacccctccGCCTGGTGCAGGAGCCATCCCGGTGACATCCCCCATCACCTCCGCCCGCAGCGGGCACCGCCCCGGAACAGCCCCCCCCACTCTGCCTGTAGGGGGCGCCACCCCTTTCAcaagccccccgctccccccgtcGCGGGCACCGCCCCGGGACAGCCCCCCCAGTCTGCCTGTAGGGGGCGCCACCCCTTTCAcaagccccccgctccccccgtcGCGGGCACCGCCCCGGGACAGCCCCCCCACTCTGCCTGTAGGGGGCGCCACCCCTTTCACAAGCCCCCCGCTCCGCCCGTCGCGGCCACCGCCCCTTTAAGACACCCCCCCATGTGCCCCCACCTGTGACAGACTCCACCCCTCCCGACCAGGGAATATTTGGCAGGGAGAGCTGGTTTAATTTAGTAGTTGCCATGGCGACcggccccacccccctccacacactcGCCCCTTTGTGTGCCCAGCGTGGGCTGGTATTTTTAGCCTCCAGATGTGACTCAAGCTGGAACATTCCCCAGGTGCCCCACCCAAcgagggacccaggagtccgggctcccactccctccccaccccccagctctaccTCACTAGACtccccccttcccagagctggggagagaacccaggagtcctggctcccagccccccctgctctaaccaccagcccccactcccctcccagagctggggagagagcccaggagtcctggctcccagccccctgctctaaccaccagcccccactcccctcccagagctggggagagaacccaggagtcctggctcccagccccctgctctaaccaccagcctccactcccctcccagagctggggagagaacccaggagtcctggctcccagccccctgctctaaccaccagcccccactcccctcccagagctggggagagaacccaggagtcctggctcccagccccctgctctaaccaccagaccccgctcccctcccagagccggggagagaacccaggagtcctggctcccagccccctgctctaaccaccagcccccactcccctcccagagctggggagagagcccaggagtcctggctcccagccccctgctctaaccactagcccccactcccctctctcaAGAGGCCCCTCTCCCCAGGCACACCCAGGAAAGCGGCGGGTGAGTCAGGCCCTTGGCAGAGAAGCGACGCCCCGTCTTGCAGCTACTGGAACATACCAGCGTGACTCAGACTCTCCAACCACCCCCTTGCCCTCCtaggggggctggctggggggcgctcccctggcaggctgggccaggcgctggggggcactgtgctgtggggagcggggcggcTGGGCCAGGCGCTGGGGGGTGCcgtgctgtggggagcggggcggctgggcagagctggggggcacattgctgtggggagctgggggctgggcaaggggcacTGTCCCTtgacaggcagagctggggggcgccgtgctgtggggagcggggcgggggggctgggcagagctgggtgctcggggggcgccgtgctgtggggagcgggggggctgggcagagctggggggcacattgctgtggggagctgggggctgggcaaggggcacTGTCCCTtgacaggcagagctggggggcgccgtgctgtggggagcggggcggctgggcagagctggggggcactgtgctgtggggagctgggggctgggcaaGGGGTACTGTCCCTtgacaggcagagctgggggctggggggcgccATGCTGtagggagcggggggggctgggcagagctgggtgctGGGGGGCGCCGTGCTGGCGGGAGCAGGGTGCGGGGCTGGGCAGAGCTTGGTGCTGGGGGCCGCTGTGCTGTGGGGAccaggggggctgggctgtggggagcgggggggctggggggctgggcagagctgggtgcggtgctgtgctgtggggagcaggggggctgtgctgtgggtagcgggggggggctgggcagagctgggtgctggggggcgctgtgctgtcgggagctgaggggctgggcagagctggggggtgctgtgctgtggggagcgggggagctgggcagagctgggtgctgggggggcgctgtgttatggggagcaggggggctgggcagagctggggggtgccgtgctgtggggagcagggggctgggcagggggcaccgTCCCTTGACAGGCAGAGCTGGGTGctggggggcactgtgctgttgggagcaggggggggcagagctgggtgctgGGGGCGCCATGCTGtgaggagtgggggggctgggcagagcttgGTGCTGGGGGGCGCCGTGCTGTGGGGAGcgtgggggctgggcagagctggggggcgccgtgctgtggggagcaggggggctgtgcagagctgggtgctggggggcactgtgctgtggggagcgggggggctgtGCAGAGCTAGGTgctggggggcgctgtgctggggggagcaggggggctgggcagagctggggggcgctGTGCTTATTTAAATATCTAAACCTGGGGCCCCAACCCGCTCTGCTCATTACCCGCTTTATCCCTTCCCCGTATGTTCAGGATGGGAACCCCGGCGTCTGGGCCATATCCCACTTTAGGGACGCTCCCATTCGGTTTCCTTTCACCCCCCTGTAGCTGCCACTGGAAACAAGATTCTCCctctttcacttcctgtcccaaaggTCTacggctgttccccagctgccctgccccagaggtggctgcctctgAACACCAGGCGAGCCATCCCTGAGCGGCATTAAGCGCGGCTGGTCCCCAGCTGCCgcgctgcagaggtggctgcatcttggCAGTGGCTAAAGAATTTTCCTAACTCTTGTCCATTTCCACCCCACCCAGGGCCTCTGTATTGTTATCCTGATCTGCTACGGTGCGTCTTGGACCCCTAGTTACACGGGTTTGGCCATCTTCGAGATGGTGTTTTCCATCGTCTTCTTCATCATCTACACCCTAGGATTAAACAAGCAGCTGGCTTTTGTGCACTGGGGCTGGAGCGTAAGGAGTTTTATTCTATTCACACCATTGTGGGGTGCTGTAACATGCAGCTGTAATCTTCTTCGGGGTGGCCGTACAATCCGCTGTTCTGAATAACCCTTAAAAAGCAGGGAGTTCCCCTAACAAACTGGTTTTAATGGATTAACATGCAAGAAAATTACAGCACAAAAACCTATGTTAAAATGCAATCAAATTCTTAAAGGCGGATTTGTGACCCCCAAAGAGATTGCTACACACACAGATTGTTAATTTagaataaataaatgaagaaatTGCCATAGGGAAAAAATATTAAGGTAAAACCAAACATACAAGAAATgtcaatgtaaaaaaaaccccaagtccATTAAAGGGGTTTATATACTGAGAAAATCCCCCCATGAAACCCTGGTTAATTTCTTAATATACAAggattttccatgggaaatttgtTAAAATGCAAAGCAATTCAGATAAAAAAGTGGCCAAGTTATTCATCTGCCAGGAAATTTCTGTGCAAACTAGTTAATTAATTTATCACAGGCATAGGAATTCCCATGGAAACAACTCCATAAAAATGCAAGGAAATTTCTATGCAGGAAGCTTTGTTAAACTTACAATTTCCTGCAAccaatttcatttatttattaatatgcaAGCACATTCGTATGCCAAAAAAGCCCGTTAAAATGCAAGGAAGTTCCTGTGCCAAAAACTTCGTTAATGTAGGTCAAGTGCATCGTACCAAAGACAGGTCGGTGCATCTCTCTTGCTTCTTACCTTCGGTTTCTTTCTTCCCCAGGATTTCATCCGTGCTATGATTGGTGCTTTGCTCTTCCTCATCACCTCCCTCATCGTTGTCATTCGCCACAGGGACGGAGCTGGGATCGCAGCTGGGGTAAAGCAACTGTGGctcccctggcagccaggaccggGCGCTGGAGGGCAccgtgggggcagggagcagggcaagggggctcagcagggggtgctctcccatGCAAGTcagggctgggtgctggggggcgccatggggctcagcaggggacacTGCCCACCAGTCAGTGCTGGCCTTGGCaatagggggcactgtgctgcagcaTGTCTGTCATTCATTCCTTGCAATCAGCTGCCATGCCtgaccccagaggtggccgcatcatAATGttgggtgggggaagaaatgAGGCGAACTGCCCAAAATTGGGGAGGGGGCGAATCTTTTGCTCCTCTTGATCCAGGGGCCTTGAACCGCCCCCCACAATCCTGGATCCTAGCAGTGCCTCCCACTGCAAATCCTCTACTCGTTACCAGCAATCAACAGATACAGCAATTAACTCCCGCTTGGTCCCATCCCCCACAGGTCTTTGGGCTCCTGGCCGGCATCCTGTTTGCATATGATGCCTATATTACATTCCCCACCCTCCGGAAAACCCACACAGCTGCCCCCACTGGTAAGTGCCCCCACTCCCCAGGATGGGGGGCCTAGACGGGAGGAGGCGACCCTGCCCCACCATGGAGCTGGGAGGGGTCGACCTTGCCCCACCACGGGgccgggggggaagagggggggctAGATGGGAGAGAGCGACCCTGCCTGAccatggggctgggtgggggggctaGACGAGGGAAGATAGGGGGTGATCCCTGGGACTCTCTAACGCCCCCTTGTGGTCTCTCTCTCCTTATACAGAATCCCCGGAGGCTGTCTGAAGAGTTGCACGACCCCAGCCCCCACTTTGCtgtctttgccccccccccccacctcgctGTTTCTAAAGGATTCTTGTACatactgctggggggggggcaaataagagatttcccccgcccccaactaatctccctccagctccccatCCCCAATTCCGGCCCTGACCTcagggccccaccccacccatgtTTAGAAGCCTTGACAATGGGGATCGCATGGGGGGAGCCAGCCCCCCATCCCAGCAATGCCACCCCCACTTTCCTAGGTTGGCTGGAGTGAGGatgagggcagtggggtctagtggttttGAACAGGTGTGGGCGGGGAGGTGGGgttgctgggagccaggactcctgggttctatccccggctcaGGGCAGGTAGCGGGGTCTAGTGCTTTCTGTCCCTACCACTTATTCCTTATCAAGTGCCTTtactctttctgtgcctcagtttcttctgcGCTAACGGGTGTTACACTGCCAGATGTTTGGGGCAGAAGGACCCATGTGTTTACATAGGGCCTACCAGAACTGGAGCCCATGGGATGTATTCAAGGGAAATAAATTTTAATATAaggagattttttaaattaattaaacttAATGCAAGGAAaccggccccagggtgggggactgGGTGGGGAATGTCACATGGGGGGATTCGTGTGGTGACGCTCAGGGCACTGACTCCCCCCCCGAAACCTTTCAcgttcccccctcctccccagtcccCGGTCCTGCATGTGGCTTGTGTTAATTTCTGcttatttgggggggaaaagggtTAATAAAAATACTGATAAATGGTTTTGTTTGATCCCAgtgatgttggggggggggtggagaggtaACTAAAAGGGGATTCTgaactgggggtggggtcagaggTCCCATCCACCCCGGATGAGAACCATGGGCCCAGCCAGCCTggatcccccctccccagattctATTAAAACACAGGTCACATCGGGCCTTATCAATTATCACATTGCAATGACACGGGCGCCCTCTACTGCCAGAAAAAGAAATaactccctccattgctcaccaggtgctgagatgcagccacctctggggcagggcatcAGGAGAACAGCAGCGTATAACACCACTAGGGGACGGCTCAGACTCTGATCCAGGTTTTAAAGGGCTCTTTTATTAAAAAGGTtgctttttccccctttaaatTAACCCTTTAAGAGAAAAACAAATTGGAAGGTTAAATTCCAGACACATTGGGGACCCCAattctgtactgagaccagtacAGGGTGTACCCCCATATATAATTGTACCCCCCATTCTCTGAAAccccccctccacctgcccccgaGCGCAGCCCCCAAGGGGGTCTGGAGGGTGGGAACTGAACCCCCCAAATGTTccactattaaacaataaaaaaaaacctgatctAAATGGGGAAACACACccaaaaaaaaagccaaaatccTGCTGACCCCCTCCCAGATCAAAGTTCAAAGGTCACAATGGACAAGTCACAGGTCAATGATGATCCCCCAAAGATCATGTGATAGGGGTGAAAGGTCAAAGCGCAAAAGTCAACAGGTCAAGGGCCCCAAAGTCACAGTGCAAAGCTCCCAGCCAAAAGGTAAAGGGCGAGAATGGGAGGGCATTTTTCAGGGGCTAGAGGTCAAAGTTCACAGCCAAAGGTCAAGGGGCACAGTGGAAAGGTCAAAGGCCACAAGGGAAAGCTCACCACCAGCAGGTCAAAGGTCATCACCAAATCTAACCAGCCACAGCGGAAAGGTGCCAACCAGAATTCAAAGGTCACCAATCCAAAGATCCTGAGTAGGGTTCAAAGGTCACAATGGGTAGGTCAATGCTCATAGGTCCCTGAGGAGAGGTCAAAGATCACACAGACGAGGTCCAACCTTCCACAGCCCCAGGGCAAAGACAAGGGTCAAGGTCACTGTTGAGAGGTCTTTGCCCCAGGATTCTTGGCCAGAGGTTAAAGTTGAAAGGTCACAGTGCAAACATCCCAGGTGAACAAGTtcagaggtcacagcagaaagGTCAAAGTCCAAAGGTCCCCAGTGATACGTGACGAGTTAAGGTCATAGTGGAAAGACCAACCACTGAGCATTCACAGCAAAGGTCAGAGGTCACCACAGAGGTCAATGGCTGAGGATTCCAGATGAAAGGTCACAAAGGTCATAGATCTGGAAAGGTCACAGATCAAAAGGTCAGAGGTTCCAATGCAGAAGCCGATCGTTGAGAGTCCCAGGGGGTGACACCAGAAAAGGTCAAAGTTCAAAGGTCCTCCATGGAAGGTGACCACTAAAGGTCAGAGCTCACAGCAAAGAGGGCAAAGTCTAAAGGTCACAAGGAAAGGTCAGAGGCCACACCGGAGAGGTCAAAGCTCAAAAGTTGTGAGCAAGGACCGAAGGCTACAAGCAGAGGTCAAAGGTTGCCGGCATGGGGGTCAAAGTTCAAAGGTCACAAGTGCAGGTCAGAGGCCGCCGTGGACAGGTCACCTGGGAGAGGTCGTTGCCAGCAGGAGGGTCGAAGTTCAAAGGTCGACTCAGGCCACCACGCAGCTCCTGTCCCGAGCCCCCCGCAGCCCCTGGTGccctttgccccctccctgccggGGGGGGCCCGCCGCAGCGGCCAGCGGGGGGCCGGCCCCGCCCCgcaggtggggaggcaggggaatggGCTCCCCGAGGAAGTAGCCTTCCTCCTCCGAGtccgaggaggaagaggaggaggaggaggagtggcgCCAGGCGCCACCGTGGCCCCGGAGGTAGCGGCGCCGGTGGCTGGGGAGGAAGGCCCCCTCTGAGGCCGAACAGACCAGGGgccgccccccccggccctgctcctccgggggcagccccccctcgggctccccctcccccgccaggtgCAGGGCGTTGTcggaggaggagcagggccggGTGCGGGGCCGGTGCCGATGCAGCTGGCTGCTGTGGGGCCCCCCCGGCTCTCCCGCCACCAGGGGCTCCCGGAAGCTCACCCGGGGGGCAGTACCCCGCGggaagccccccgcccccctgccttCCAGCGGGGGGCCCTGGCTGAGCCGGGGGGAGACCGAGAGCTTGGAGGCGGAGCTGCTGGTCCAGTCGGCCCCCTTGGCCGGGGCCAGGCCCAGCTCGGGCATGGAGTGCCGGTGGGGGACGCCTCGCAGGAAGCGGGACTCAGAACCTGCGGGGGGAAGAGACCAGGGTGGGGGGGTTAGAGACAGAAGCTGCCACGCTGCCCGCctcccccacacctggatcccccccccgTCTACATTCCCCAAActacccacctcccccccccacattccccaccttctcccccGCCTGGATCCCCATCCCGTCTGCGCTTCCCACACCACCTGCCTCCCCCGCATCAGGATCCCTCCCCAGCCTcacctccttcctcctcttccggGGGTCCTGGGCAGGCGGAGGTGCCCCGCGAGGTGCATCCGGCCAGCTCgcccccctcctccgccccagg is a genomic window containing:
- the PLP2 gene encoding proteolipid protein 2 isoform X1 — protein: MDSSGGTPGCMGQCTSFLRSHKGTVLALEIGLCIVILICYGASWTPSYTGLAIFEMVFSIVFFIIYTLGLNKQLAFVHWGWSDFIRAMIGALLFLITSLIVVIRHRDGAGIAAGVFGLLAGILFAYDAYITFPTLRKTHTAAPTGAEMQPPLGQGIRRTAAYNTTRGRLRL
- the PLP2 gene encoding proteolipid protein 2 isoform X2, translated to MDSSGGTPGCMGQCTSFLRSHKGTVLALEIGLCIVILICYGASWTPSYTGLAIFEMVFSIVFFIIYTLGLNKQLAFVHWGWSDFIRAMIGALLFLITSLIVVIRHRDGAGIAAGVFGLLAGILFAYDAYITFPTLRKTHTAAPTESPEAV